From Halapricum desulfuricans, a single genomic window includes:
- a CDS encoding potassium channel family protein, with translation MYIIIVGAGDIGTPLIDIATRSGNEVVVIERDAQRADAVAGEHDCLVLNADATSKETLSDAGAERADAIISTTDQDATNVMVCLLAEEFEIPAITSVVHNPEHMNLFRQIGVNTIENPQQLIAGHLYRAVARPAIVDYMRIGDQAEVFEITVTEGAPVAGKTLTEAGKEGILSDDVLIVAIEREDNNKPITPRGQTRIKANDLLTVYSASGADPELTDIFGHYEDRTV, from the coding sequence ATGTACATCATCATTGTTGGCGCAGGCGATATCGGAACACCACTGATAGATATTGCGACTCGCTCCGGAAACGAGGTTGTAGTGATCGAGAGAGACGCACAGAGAGCCGACGCCGTCGCTGGCGAGCACGACTGCCTGGTGCTCAATGCGGATGCCACATCGAAAGAAACGCTCAGCGACGCGGGGGCTGAGCGAGCAGACGCCATCATCTCGACGACTGATCAAGACGCGACGAACGTTATGGTTTGTCTGCTCGCGGAGGAATTCGAGATTCCGGCAATTACGTCAGTCGTTCACAATCCGGAGCACATGAATCTCTTCCGCCAGATCGGCGTGAATACGATCGAAAACCCGCAGCAACTCATTGCCGGACACCTGTATCGGGCAGTCGCCAGGCCAGCTATTGTCGATTACATGCGAATCGGCGACCAGGCAGAGGTCTTCGAAATCACAGTCACAGAGGGCGCACCGGTTGCTGGAAAGACACTCACTGAGGCTGGTAAAGAGGGGATCCTGTCGGACGATGTCTTGATTGTTGCCATTGAACGTGAGGACAACAACAAACCAATAACACCGCGCGGACAGACGCGAATCAAAGCGAACGATCTATTAACGGTCTATTCCGCATCTGGGGCCGACCCCGAACTTACAGACATTTTCGGCCATTACGAAGACCGAACGGTATAA
- a CDS encoding TrkH family potassium uptake protein, whose protein sequence is MLKVDTKAVGRDVGRIVQAISLMMVVSIFVAAVNAEFYAIPAFVVSAIVMAGIGTGLVWRYRGADPPEKREAMVTAASAWALIGVLGGLPFLLIAWTIQIDPFPVWTNTPPMDSTTEVFLRPLDAVFESMSGFTGTGLTMAAVEEELPRSLHWWRSFIEWVGGVGVIVLTVAILRRGGGRSGSYTLYESEARSEKIHPSIVTTVREIWKIFVGLTLGSIILFVLVGMPLWDAINHGMTGIATGGFSVHADSIGHYGSPLIEYATVPVMVAGSIAFPVHYLIFKGEIRNFYTDLQTRWVFIWFTIGSLLLTVILYANGQYSSLEETFRISLFQFVSATSNTGFASTTIGGGTEQVWSAGATLLACVGMLTGAAAGSTVSGLKLIRVATLVKGTVWQIQEVFHPSSAIRYLEIDGRRLDEEQAQREYTEATVVFVLWLTFLAIGVTVLLRVLSPAHPLEYVIFDVMSAQSNVGLDSGITGPTMPAPAKGMLIINMWVGRLEIIPVAVLAGSLLQRLNLYR, encoded by the coding sequence ATGTTGAAAGTAGATACGAAGGCTGTCGGACGTGACGTTGGACGGATCGTGCAGGCGATCTCTCTGATGATGGTGGTGTCCATCTTTGTGGCAGCTGTGAACGCCGAGTTCTACGCGATTCCTGCATTCGTCGTCTCTGCGATCGTCATGGCCGGGATCGGGACTGGCCTCGTCTGGCGGTATCGTGGCGCGGATCCGCCGGAAAAACGCGAGGCGATGGTCACCGCTGCATCAGCATGGGCGTTGATCGGTGTCCTCGGTGGGTTGCCATTCCTCCTCATCGCCTGGACGATCCAGATCGATCCGTTTCCTGTCTGGACCAACACGCCACCGATGGATTCGACAACGGAGGTATTCCTCCGTCCGCTGGATGCGGTATTCGAGAGCATGAGCGGATTCACCGGGACCGGTCTCACGATGGCTGCTGTCGAAGAAGAACTGCCCCGATCGCTCCACTGGTGGCGATCGTTCATCGAGTGGGTCGGTGGCGTCGGCGTGATTGTGCTAACCGTCGCCATCCTCCGGCGGGGCGGGGGACGCAGTGGTTCGTACACCCTCTACGAGAGCGAAGCCCGCTCGGAAAAGATCCATCCGAGTATCGTGACGACCGTCCGGGAGATTTGGAAGATCTTCGTGGGTCTCACGCTCGGCTCGATCATCCTGTTTGTGCTCGTCGGGATGCCGTTGTGGGATGCGATTAACCACGGGATGACTGGTATAGCGACGGGCGGGTTCTCCGTGCACGCGGATTCGATTGGCCATTACGGCAGCCCATTGATCGAGTATGCAACGGTACCGGTGATGGTCGCAGGGAGTATCGCCTTTCCCGTCCACTATCTGATCTTCAAGGGAGAAATCCGGAACTTCTACACCGATCTGCAAACGCGGTGGGTGTTCATCTGGTTTACTATCGGCTCACTCCTGTTGACAGTGATCCTCTACGCGAACGGCCAGTACTCTTCGCTCGAAGAGACGTTTCGGATCAGCCTCTTCCAGTTCGTCTCGGCGACGTCGAACACCGGCTTTGCCAGTACGACGATCGGCGGTGGGACGGAACAGGTCTGGAGTGCCGGCGCGACACTGCTTGCGTGTGTCGGGATGCTCACTGGTGCGGCGGCCGGTTCGACGGTCAGTGGCCTGAAACTCATCCGGGTAGCTACGCTTGTCAAAGGAACAGTCTGGCAGATTCAAGAGGTGTTCCACCCGTCGAGTGCGATTCGGTACCTGGAGATCGATGGCCGGCGACTCGACGAGGAACAGGCCCAGCGCGAGTACACGGAAGCGACAGTCGTGTTCGTCCTCTGGCTCACGTTTCTGGCGATCGGTGTTACTGTCCTTTTGCGGGTCCTCTCACCGGCCCATCCACTGGAATACGTGATCTTCGACGTGATGAGCGCCCAGAGCAACGTGGGACTCGATTCCGGGATTACCGGGCCGACCATGCCTGCTCCCGCCAAAGGGATGTTGATCATCAACATGTGGGTCGGGCGGCTTGAAATTATTCCAGTAGCCGTGTTGGCCGGCTCGCTCCTCCAACGCCTTAATCTATACCGATAA
- a CDS encoding 2Fe-2S iron-sulfur cluster-binding protein, with the protein MVQTVGLLLGLGLTLVAVVLHFARGTGWQAGEDISRDVLEQRAASVPETDFPEPYNRGVGGGAPTGAIESGASEGELEETDDEDAGFDPEAIEDVEYYEIEFANEGETIEVANNETILEAGEDEDWDMPYSCRQGQCLSCAGHIEGGPAEEFVRHSNNDTLSEEEMDDGYCLTCVAYPTADFTIKTAEQP; encoded by the coding sequence ATGGTTCAGACAGTGGGCCTCTTGCTCGGCCTGGGGTTGACGCTTGTGGCGGTCGTGTTGCATTTCGCGCGCGGGACCGGCTGGCAGGCCGGCGAGGACATCTCCCGTGACGTGCTCGAACAGCGGGCCGCGTCCGTTCCGGAGACGGACTTCCCCGAGCCGTACAATCGCGGCGTCGGCGGCGGCGCGCCGACTGGCGCGATCGAGTCCGGTGCGTCGGAGGGGGAACTCGAGGAGACCGACGACGAAGACGCCGGGTTCGATCCGGAGGCGATCGAGGACGTCGAGTACTACGAGATCGAGTTCGCAAACGAGGGCGAGACGATCGAAGTCGCGAACAACGAGACGATCCTCGAGGCCGGCGAGGACGAGGACTGGGACATGCCCTACTCCTGTCGACAGGGGCAGTGTCTCTCCTGTGCCGGCCACATCGAGGGGGGACCGGCCGAGGAGTTCGTGCGCCACAGCAACAACGACACACTCTCCGAAGAGGAGATGGACGACGGGTACTGCCTGACCTGTGTGGCCTATCCGACCGCCGACTTCACGATCAAAACGGCCGAACAACCCTAG
- the gnd gene encoding phosphogluconate dehydrogenase (NAD(+)-dependent, decarboxylating) — translation MEIGVIGLGRMGRIVVDRLLADGHSVVAYDVDPETVAEAAEDGATPAESIPDLAEQLSAPKRIWMVVPSGDPVDAALEELEPHVGGDDIIVDGGNSNFENSIRRGEATDAAYLDCGTSGGPAGAELGFSMMVGGPEWAYEELTPAFDAVATGPEGHDRMGPSGSGHYVKMIHNGVEYALMQAYGEGFELLANGRYDLDLEAVAHTWNNGAVIRSWLLELAEEAFREEGNDLGDVADYVAGGSTGTWTVQEALEQEVPVPLIYQALSERFNSRATGDGEGRFSRRLANRLRYGFGRHEIARK, via the coding sequence ATGGAGATCGGAGTCATCGGACTCGGTCGCATGGGACGTATCGTGGTGGATCGACTGCTCGCGGACGGGCACAGCGTGGTCGCGTACGATGTCGATCCGGAGACTGTCGCCGAGGCCGCCGAGGACGGCGCCACACCCGCCGAATCGATCCCGGACCTGGCCGAGCAACTCTCGGCACCGAAGCGGATCTGGATGGTCGTTCCCTCCGGGGATCCCGTCGACGCCGCCCTCGAAGAACTGGAACCGCACGTCGGCGGCGACGACATCATTGTCGACGGCGGCAACTCCAACTTCGAGAACTCGATCCGTCGCGGCGAGGCGACCGACGCCGCGTATCTCGACTGTGGAACTAGCGGCGGCCCGGCCGGCGCGGAACTGGGCTTCTCGATGATGGTCGGCGGTCCCGAGTGGGCCTACGAGGAGCTGACGCCGGCGTTCGACGCCGTGGCGACCGGGCCGGAGGGCCACGACCGAATGGGTCCCTCGGGGTCGGGCCACTATGTGAAGATGATCCACAACGGCGTCGAGTACGCGCTGATGCAGGCCTACGGCGAGGGCTTCGAGCTGCTTGCCAACGGCCGCTACGACCTCGATCTGGAGGCTGTCGCTCACACGTGGAACAACGGCGCGGTGATCCGATCGTGGCTGCTGGAACTCGCCGAGGAAGCGTTCCGCGAGGAGGGCAACGACCTTGGGGACGTCGCGGACTACGTCGCCGGCGGCTCGACCGGCACCTGGACGGTCCAGGAAGCGCTCGAACAGGAGGTGCCGGTGCCGCTGATCTACCAGGCGCTCTCCGAGCGGTTCAACTCCCGGGCAACCGGCGACGGCGAGGGGCGGTTCTCCCGTCGGCTGGCCAACCGACTGCGATACGGGTTCGGCCGTCACGAGATCGCGCGCAAGTAG
- the leuS gene encoding leucine--tRNA ligase: MHRGRTYDHESVQEFWQYRWNQENAYELDDPEDPLYVLGMFPYTSGNLHMGHVRNYAITDAYARFKRMQGHEVLHPMGWDAFGLPAENAAHERATDPQSWTDSCITRMREEMETMGFGYDWSREITTSEPEYYRWNQQFFREFYEAGLVDYRGAEVNWCPDCETVLADAQVVDPPPDVDLAPATEGVCWRCDTPVETRELDQWFFTITDYAEELLGGLDDLEGWPDSVSEMQRNWIGRREGARIAFEVAEYGPVEVFTARPETIHGATYLAVGPGHDLAQELASEDATVAEYVEAYEKSEVAGVATDRTAINPATGEEIPVYVAAYVLDDVGTGAVMGVPGHNERDHDFATAMDLPIRQVVEPDEGAVDLDREAYSGAGELLDSGEYTGRSTEMARSEIVEDLDAAQPDTQYRLRDWLISRQRYWGTPIPIVHCEECGPVVVPEDDLPIELPEFVQTRGNPLDEATDWKATTCPECGGPAERETDTMDTFVDSSWYFLRFLSPDREDVPFDPEVADDILPVDVYVGGKEHAVLHLLYIRFFARALSDVGLLDCREPVDRLVNQGTVLHGGRKMSDTEGNAIAPHEYGAETTRLFVLSAAHPNRDFDWAAKDVGEAYDLQQGIYSLVYEYADGLQLAERDGPAEQYLTRELDRAVAAATEDYDRFRIHQAIDEVRRLTRLLGQYRAYETPDAGTYRTGLKTLLRLLAPVAPYLAEECWNMLQADGLIVDADWPTVDSEIEAYDRERTLVATVRDDVRDIVETAGIDDPERIELVVAPEWKYTAYEMASESSGDSVVSKVMSDQSIREHGEAAESYAKSLQQEGLEPILSRATERAELERAAWLLEDEFDAAVDVRGADEADDELAGRAEPGRPAIYIS, from the coding sequence ATGCACCGAGGACGCACTTACGACCACGAGAGCGTACAGGAGTTCTGGCAGTACCGCTGGAACCAGGAGAACGCCTACGAACTCGACGATCCCGAGGACCCGCTGTACGTCCTGGGGATGTTTCCCTACACGTCGGGCAACCTCCATATGGGCCACGTCCGCAACTACGCCATCACGGACGCCTACGCCCGGTTCAAGCGTATGCAGGGCCACGAGGTCCTGCACCCGATGGGCTGGGACGCCTTCGGGTTGCCCGCCGAGAACGCGGCCCACGAACGCGCGACCGACCCCCAGTCATGGACGGACTCCTGTATCACCCGGATGCGCGAGGAGATGGAGACGATGGGCTTTGGCTACGACTGGTCCCGCGAGATCACGACCTCCGAACCCGAATACTACCGCTGGAACCAGCAGTTCTTCCGGGAATTCTACGAGGCGGGGCTGGTCGACTACCGCGGTGCCGAGGTCAACTGGTGTCCCGACTGCGAGACCGTGCTGGCGGACGCACAGGTCGTCGACCCGCCGCCAGACGTCGATCTCGCTCCCGCAACCGAGGGAGTTTGCTGGCGATGTGACACGCCAGTCGAGACGCGGGAACTCGACCAGTGGTTCTTCACGATCACTGACTACGCCGAGGAACTGCTCGGGGGGCTCGACGACCTTGAGGGGTGGCCCGACAGCGTCTCCGAGATGCAACGCAACTGGATCGGCAGACGCGAGGGCGCACGGATCGCCTTCGAAGTCGCGGAGTACGGCCCGGTCGAGGTCTTCACCGCCCGACCCGAGACGATCCACGGCGCGACCTACCTTGCGGTCGGCCCCGGTCACGACCTCGCCCAGGAGCTGGCAAGCGAGGACGCGACCGTCGCCGAGTACGTCGAGGCCTACGAGAAGAGCGAGGTCGCCGGCGTCGCGACCGACCGAACGGCGATCAATCCCGCGACCGGCGAGGAGATCCCGGTCTACGTCGCCGCGTACGTACTCGACGACGTCGGCACGGGCGCGGTGATGGGCGTCCCCGGGCACAACGAGCGCGATCACGACTTCGCGACAGCGATGGACCTGCCGATCCGCCAGGTCGTCGAGCCCGACGAGGGCGCGGTCGATCTCGATCGCGAGGCCTACAGCGGCGCGGGCGAGTTGCTCGACAGCGGCGAATACACCGGCCGCTCGACCGAGATGGCCCGCTCGGAGATCGTCGAAGATCTCGACGCCGCACAGCCGGACACCCAGTATCGCCTGCGCGACTGGCTGATCTCCCGCCAGCGCTACTGGGGGACGCCGATCCCGATCGTCCACTGTGAAGAGTGTGGCCCAGTGGTCGTCCCCGAGGACGACCTCCCGATCGAACTGCCGGAGTTCGTCCAGACGCGGGGCAACCCCCTCGACGAGGCGACCGACTGGAAGGCGACGACCTGTCCCGAGTGTGGCGGGCCCGCCGAGCGCGAGACCGACACGATGGACACCTTCGTCGACTCCTCGTGGTACTTCCTGCGATTCCTCTCGCCCGACCGCGAGGACGTGCCGTTCGATCCGGAGGTCGCTGACGATATCCTCCCGGTGGACGTCTACGTCGGCGGGAAGGAACACGCTGTGTTGCACCTGCTGTACATCCGGTTTTTCGCCCGTGCGCTCTCGGATGTCGGCCTGCTCGACTGCCGGGAGCCGGTCGATCGACTCGTCAATCAGGGGACGGTGCTCCACGGCGGCCGGAAGATGTCTGACACGGAGGGCAACGCGATCGCGCCCCACGAGTACGGCGCGGAGACGACGCGGCTGTTCGTCCTGAGCGCGGCCCACCCGAATCGGGACTTCGACTGGGCGGCCAAGGACGTCGGCGAAGCCTACGACCTCCAGCAGGGGATCTACAGCCTGGTCTACGAGTACGCCGACGGCCTCCAGCTGGCAGAGCGCGACGGCCCGGCCGAGCAATATCTCACGCGGGAACTCGACCGGGCGGTCGCGGCCGCAACCGAGGACTACGATCGCTTCCGGATCCACCAGGCGATCGACGAGGTCCGCCGACTCACACGGCTACTCGGTCAGTACCGCGCCTACGAGACGCCCGACGCCGGGACCTACCGGACGGGACTGAAGACCCTGCTTCGGCTGCTCGCGCCAGTCGCGCCATACCTGGCCGAGGAGTGCTGGAATATGCTGCAAGCTGACGGGCTGATCGTCGACGCCGACTGGCCGACCGTCGACAGCGAGATCGAGGCCTACGACCGCGAGCGGACGCTCGTCGCGACGGTTCGAGACGACGTGCGCGACATCGTCGAGACCGCGGGGATCGACGACCCCGAGCGGATCGAGCTGGTCGTGGCCCCGGAGTGGAAGTATACCGCTTACGAGATGGCCAGCGAGTCATCGGGCGATTCGGTCGTCTCGAAAGTGATGAGCGATCAGTCGATCCGCGAGCACGGTGAGGCCGCCGAGTCCTATGCGAAGTCCCTCCAGCAGGAGGGGCTGGAGCCGATCCTCTCGCGGGCCACCGAACGCGCAGAACTGGAGCGCGCCGCGTGGCTGCTTGAAGACGAATTCGACGCCGCGGTTGACGTGCGCGGGGCGGACGAGGCTGACGATGAACTTGCCGGGAGGGCCGAGCCCGGGCGGCCGGCGATTTACATCAGCTAA
- a CDS encoding ATP-dependent helicase, protein MGGRQLLAEADVSFDPETVEIDDRDVLELLDPVVREWWVEQFGEFVPENGGFFTPPQKGAIPHIHGGENALIAAPTGSGKTMASFVGIINELFARDRADDLDNSVYCLYISPLKSLANDIHRNLEVPLEGITERLDERGEEVEIRHAIRHGDTDDSERQRMLKETPHILNTTPETLAILLNSPKFKKKLETVEYVIVDEIHSLAANKRGTHLSVSLERLAAMAEQSPTRIGCSATVEPLETMAEFLVGEDADDGPRDYEIVDARFAREFDIELSCPTDDLIDTPPAVVTDRFYEQLHDLIQEHTNTIVFTNTRSGAERVLHNLRANFEAYDEDNSGAHHGSLSKDSRETIEQRLKDGEIDVVTTSTSLELGIDMPHVDLVVQVGSPKSVAALLQRVGRAGHQLGETVTGRVVALDRDELIECAVMLEKAEAGFVDRVFVPENAQDVATQHVYGMAINGPRPEAEIREVLTRAYPYRNYTDEQWESLMRYLTADYPGLEEKNVYAKIWRDTNDPPEGEHHYESFDVGEGLIGKRGRMARVIYMTNIGTIPDSFTCDVFTRAGDDWVGQLDEAYLDSLETGDVFVLGGEHFEFRYRRGSKVYVDRTAARPTVPSWFSERLPMSYDLGREILAFQRDLLDRLTDGGRPRVRTWLREFPIDEHSVRAITRLFDEQVRYAGPESVATDSRLVVEEVRDRGEYERRYHVHSTYGRRFNDGFSRLLAHHIAQQATANVQVAVADNGFTLSMPLNRKVDIEGLVRDLDPETVRADLRASLDGTDLLERYFRINATRALLILKRYKGYEKSASEQQFNADMLLDFATDLEEFAVTEETYREILEDKLNVDAIEDVLESIQAGDVTVHATRMDSPTPRAFGLATLSASDVVLAEDESAVLQEFHQRVLEAIDDEPVESAAPE, encoded by the coding sequence ATGGGAGGTCGCCAGTTGCTCGCGGAGGCCGACGTGTCCTTCGATCCCGAGACCGTCGAGATCGACGACCGGGACGTACTGGAGTTGCTCGATCCGGTCGTCCGCGAGTGGTGGGTCGAGCAGTTCGGCGAATTCGTGCCCGAGAACGGCGGCTTCTTCACCCCGCCACAGAAGGGAGCAATCCCGCACATCCACGGCGGCGAGAACGCACTGATCGCAGCGCCGACGGGGTCGGGCAAGACGATGGCGTCCTTCGTCGGCATCATCAATGAACTGTTCGCCCGCGACCGCGCCGACGACCTCGACAACTCCGTGTACTGCCTCTACATCTCCCCGCTCAAGTCACTGGCCAACGATATCCACCGCAATCTCGAAGTGCCGCTGGAGGGCATCACCGAGCGACTCGACGAGCGCGGCGAGGAGGTCGAGATCCGCCACGCGATCCGCCACGGCGACACCGACGACAGCGAGCGCCAGCGGATGCTCAAGGAGACGCCACACATCCTCAATACCACGCCTGAGACGCTGGCAATCCTGCTCAACTCCCCGAAGTTCAAGAAGAAACTCGAAACCGTCGAGTACGTCATCGTCGACGAGATCCACAGCCTCGCCGCGAACAAGCGCGGGACGCACCTCTCGGTGTCTCTGGAGCGTCTGGCAGCGATGGCCGAGCAGTCGCCGACGCGGATCGGCTGCTCTGCGACCGTCGAACCCCTGGAGACGATGGCCGAGTTTCTGGTTGGCGAGGATGCTGACGACGGGCCACGCGACTACGAGATTGTCGACGCTCGCTTCGCCAGGGAGTTCGACATCGAACTGTCCTGCCCGACCGACGACCTGATCGACACGCCCCCGGCGGTCGTGACCGATCGCTTCTACGAGCAGTTACACGATCTCATACAGGAGCATACCAACACGATCGTCTTCACGAACACCCGATCGGGGGCCGAACGAGTCCTGCACAACCTGCGGGCGAACTTCGAGGCCTACGACGAGGACAACTCCGGCGCCCACCACGGCAGCCTCTCGAAGGACAGCCGCGAGACGATCGAACAGCGACTCAAGGACGGCGAGATCGACGTGGTGACGACCTCGACCAGCCTCGAGTTGGGGATCGATATGCCACACGTCGACCTGGTCGTCCAGGTCGGCTCGCCCAAGTCCGTGGCCGCGCTGCTCCAGCGCGTCGGCCGAGCGGGCCACCAGCTCGGGGAGACCGTCACCGGTCGCGTCGTCGCGCTCGACCGAGACGAGCTGATCGAGTGTGCGGTCATGCTCGAGAAGGCCGAAGCAGGATTCGTCGATCGCGTGTTCGTCCCCGAAAACGCCCAGGACGTCGCTACCCAGCACGTCTACGGGATGGCGATCAACGGACCCAGACCGGAGGCGGAGATCCGCGAGGTACTCACGCGAGCCTACCCCTACCGAAACTACACCGACGAGCAGTGGGAGTCGCTCATGCGGTATCTCACGGCTGACTATCCCGGTCTGGAGGAGAAGAACGTCTACGCGAAGATCTGGCGCGACACCAACGACCCGCCCGAGGGCGAGCACCACTACGAGTCCTTCGACGTTGGCGAGGGGCTGATCGGCAAGCGCGGCCGGATGGCCCGGGTCATCTACATGACCAACATCGGCACGATCCCGGACAGTTTCACCTGTGACGTGTTCACCCGCGCGGGCGACGACTGGGTCGGCCAACTCGACGAAGCGTACCTGGACAGCCTCGAGACCGGCGACGTGTTCGTCCTCGGTGGCGAGCACTTCGAGTTCCGATATCGCCGAGGGTCGAAGGTCTACGTCGACCGGACCGCAGCCAGGCCGACCGTCCCCTCGTGGTTCTCCGAGCGGCTGCCGATGAGCTACGATCTCGGCCGGGAGATCCTCGCCTTCCAGCGGGACCTGCTCGACCGGCTGACCGACGGCGGTCGGCCGCGGGTCCGAACGTGGCTCCGGGAGTTCCCCATCGACGAGCACAGCGTGCGAGCGATCACGCGGCTGTTCGACGAACAGGTCCGATACGCCGGTCCCGAGAGCGTCGCGACCGACAGTCGTCTGGTCGTCGAGGAAGTGCGCGATCGCGGTGAGTACGAGCGCCGGTACCACGTCCACTCGACGTACGGTCGACGGTTCAACGACGGTTTTTCGCGGTTACTTGCGCATCATATCGCCCAGCAGGCGACGGCCAACGTCCAGGTCGCGGTCGCGGACAACGGGTTCACGCTCTCGATGCCACTCAACCGGAAAGTCGATATCGAGGGGCTCGTTCGGGATCTCGATCCCGAAACGGTCAGAGCGGATCTGCGGGCGAGTCTGGACGGGACGGACCTGCTGGAGCGATACTTCCGGATCAACGCCACGCGAGCGCTGCTGATCCTCAAACGCTACAAGGGCTACGAGAAGTCGGCCAGCGAACAGCAGTTCAACGCCGACATGCTGCTGGATTTCGCGACCGACCTCGAGGAGTTCGCCGTCACCGAGGAGACCTACCGGGAGATTCTCGAGGACAAACTCAACGTCGATGCGATCGAGGACGTGCTCGAATCGATTCAGGCCGGCGACGTCACCGTGCACGCGACCAGGATGGACTCGCCGACGCCGCGGGCGTTCGGGCTGGCGACGCTGTCGGCCAGCGACGTCGTCCTCGCCGAAGACGAATCCGCGGTGCTGCAGGAGTTCCACCAGCGGGTGCTCGAAGCGATCGACGACGAGCCCGTCGAGAGCGCGGCTCCCGAATGA
- the pfkB gene encoding 1-phosphofructokinase, whose protein sequence is MILTLTPNPAVDQTIEMDEPLEPDVVQTSAGAQFDAGGNGINVSQFVRALGGETTATGITGGFTGYFLEQSLDEFDIPTDFCSIESAPTRINTTILAPAREELQTSRMAEVPDRDRAEYRLLQTGPEVTDHIVDLLIETVKRHDPAILNIGGSLPPGMDAAAVDRIAAAGDWETAVDIHGDVLTDLEGTYEYCRPNRTELEAATGITVENITDCEQAALQLHEMGFERVIASMGEEGAVMVTPEKTLYSSAVDVEVVDTVGAGDAMFAAILWAYEQGWSDEKALRAGVAAAWKLVTVTGSSVRYLNPQDRMDEVRVWELDG, encoded by the coding sequence ATGATACTCACGCTGACGCCGAACCCGGCGGTCGACCAGACGATCGAGATGGACGAACCGCTGGAACCAGACGTCGTCCAGACATCCGCCGGCGCGCAGTTCGACGCGGGCGGCAACGGGATCAACGTCTCGCAGTTCGTCCGCGCACTCGGCGGCGAGACGACTGCGACCGGGATCACCGGCGGCTTCACCGGGTATTTCCTCGAACAGAGCCTCGACGAGTTCGACATCCCGACTGACTTCTGTTCGATTGAGTCCGCACCGACCCGGATCAACACGACCATCCTCGCGCCAGCACGGGAGGAACTGCAAACGTCTCGAATGGCCGAGGTGCCCGACCGCGATCGGGCGGAGTATCGACTGTTGCAGACCGGTCCGGAGGTGACCGATCACATTGTCGACCTGCTGATCGAGACGGTCAAGAGACACGATCCGGCGATTCTCAACATCGGCGGCAGCCTGCCGCCCGGTATGGATGCCGCGGCGGTCGATCGTATCGCTGCCGCCGGTGACTGGGAGACAGCTGTCGACATCCACGGTGACGTACTGACCGACCTGGAGGGGACCTACGAGTACTGTCGACCGAACCGTACGGAGCTGGAAGCGGCGACCGGCATCACCGTTGAGAACATTACTGACTGTGAGCAGGCTGCACTCCAGCTCCACGAGATGGGCTTCGAGCGCGTTATCGCCTCGATGGGAGAAGAAGGAGCGGTGATGGTGACGCCCGAGAAGACGCTATACTCCTCGGCTGTCGACGTCGAGGTGGTCGATACCGTCGGTGCCGGCGACGCCATGTTCGCGGCGATCCTGTGGGCCTACGAACAGGGCTGGAGTGACGAGAAGGCGCTCCGGGCCGGTGTCGCAGCCGCCTGGAAACTCGTTACTGTCACGGGCTCGAGCGTCCGATATCTCAATCCACAGGACCGGATGGACGAAGTCCGCGTCTGGGAACTCGACGGCTGA
- a CDS encoding VOC family protein produces MDGILDHTMVRVEDLEESIDWYTEHFDWELKRKSEHSSFTLAFLGPEDMHEDGAVLELTYNHDGRSYEFGDAWGHIAVRVEDVYDAYEQLMDEGVEDYRDPDSCGGQYAFVKSPTGHEIEIVERDYGAKWSIDHTMIRVEDVDQSIGWYTRKLDYEMFRRSEHDSFSLYFLKPEDAPQEAMSMELTYNHDGRSYEFGDAWGHVAVRADESDLEEYWEMLMSRHAEDYRDPESCDYNYAFTKDPSGHEIEVVRR; encoded by the coding sequence ATGGACGGTATTCTCGACCACACGATGGTCCGCGTCGAGGACCTCGAGGAATCGATCGACTGGTACACCGAGCATTTCGACTGGGAACTGAAGCGCAAGAGCGAGCATTCCTCCTTTACGCTCGCCTTCCTCGGCCCCGAGGACATGCACGAGGACGGTGCGGTGCTGGAGCTGACCTACAACCACGACGGCCGCAGCTACGAGTTCGGCGACGCCTGGGGCCACATCGCGGTGCGCGTCGAGGACGTCTACGACGCCTACGAGCAACTGATGGACGAGGGCGTCGAGGACTATCGCGATCCCGACTCCTGTGGCGGCCAGTACGCCTTCGTCAAGAGTCCGACCGGCCACGAGATCGAGATCGTCGAGCGCGACTACGGCGCGAAATGGTCCATCGATCACACGATGATCCGCGTCGAGGACGTCGACCAGTCCATCGGCTGGTACACCCGCAAGCTGGACTACGAGATGTTCCGCCGTAGCGAGCACGACAGCTTCTCGCTGTACTTTCTCAAGCCCGAGGACGCCCCTCAAGAGGCGATGTCGATGGAGCTGACCTACAACCACGACGGCCGCAGCTACGAGTTCGGCGACGCCTGGGGTCATGTGGCCGTGCGCGCGGACGAATCCGATCTGGAGGAGTACTGGGAGATGCTGATGAGCCGCCACGCCGAGGACTACCGTGATCCGGAGTCCTGTGACTACAACTACGCCTTCACCAAGGATCCGAGCGGCCACGAGATCGAGGTCGTCAGACGGTAG